The Microbacterium trichothecenolyticum sequence CTTCCCCGTCACGCCGCGTCTTCTTCGACGACCGACCCCTGGAACGACCAGGGGAAGTCGATCCACTGATCCGTGTTCTTCCACGAGTAGTCGGGCGTGATGATGGTCGACGGCTTCGTGTAGATGACCGCCGAGCGCACGTCCGCGCCGTGGCGGCCGAGGAGCTTGACGGCGAGGTCGAGGGTGCGTCCGCTGTCGGCGACATCGTCGACGAGCAGCACGCGACGCCCGCTCAGGTACGACAGATCGAGGGCCGGGGGCAGCACTTCGGGGGCGTCGAGCACGGTGCCGACACCGGTGTAGAACTCCACGTTCAGCGCGCCGCAGTTCTTCGCGCCCAGGCCATACGCGATCGCTCCGCCGGGCAGGAGCCCTCCGCGGGCGATGGCGACGACCACCTCGGGCTGGAAACCGTCGGCGACGATCGCGCGCGAGATGTCGCGCGACGCCCTCCCGAAGTCGTCCCAGGTCAGCCGCTCGCGCTCGTCCGTCACACCGGACTCCTCTCTTCGTGTCCTCTCACCCTAGGGCGTTGACCGGATGCCACCGTGCCCGTCACCGCGAATGCCCCCGACGCCATCGCGAACGTGTTCCCGGATGCCCCGCAGCACGGTGCTAGGGTCGCGCCATGTCGCGCGTCTCCGGCGCGGTCGGACGGGTGCGCACCTCGGCACTCGGGGTGACCGCAGGTCTCATCGGGTGGTTCGTGCTGGTCGAGGTGGCCAGCGGCATCCTGCAGGGGTTCTACGTGCCCCTGCTCCCCGACATCGTCGTTCACCTCGGCATCCGGGATGCCGACGTGAACTGGTTCGAGGCGGCGCAGTTGCTGCTCTCGGCGCTCGTGATGCCCGTGCTGGCGAAGCTGGGCGACCTGTTCGGGCACAAGCGGATCCTGCTGTTCTCTGCGATCGCGACCGCGGCCGCGAGCTGGTGGCTCGTGTTCGCCGACTCGTTCACGTCGTTCCTGCTCGCGTGGGCGCTGCAGGGGTTCTACGTCGTCTGGCTGCCGCTGGAGATCGCCCTCATCTTCGACCGGGGTCGTCGCCAGAAGCGGGGCGTCTCGCAGACGCGGCGCGCCGCGGGCCTGCTGGTGGTCGGGCTGCAGGTCGGGGCCATCGCCGGAGCCCTCGCCGCCGGGCGCCTGTTCACCGCGACGGGCGGCGACCTGCGCCTGGCTCTCGCGGTGCCCGCCGTCGTCGTGACGCTGGTGTGCCTGGTGATCTGGTGGGGAGTGCCCGAATCCGAGCCGTCCCCCGGCGAGCGCCGTCTCGACATCGGCGGCTTCGTGATCCTGGCGGCGGCACTGCTGTGCATCACCGGAGCCCTCTCGTTCGTCCGTCTGCCCGAGGGCCCGGGCCCGGTGGTGATCGTCGGGCTGCTGGTCGCGGGCGTCGTGCTGGGTGTCGTCTTCGTGCTGTTCGAGCTGCGTCAGCCAGACCCGGCTGTCGACATCCGCGTGCTGCGCCGCCCCGAGATGTGGCCCGTGCAGGCGACAGCGTTCCTCGTCGGCATCAGCCTGCTCGGTGCCCAGGGCCCCCTCGCCACGTACGCCGGGACCGACCGCGCCCTCGGATACGGACTCGGGCTCGTACGCCTCGGGACGCTCCAACATCATCGGCGTCTACCTGATCTCGCTCATCGTGGGCGCGGTGCTGTTCGCGGTGACTTCACGCCGCGCCAACCCGCGCGTGACGCTGATCGGCGCCGCCGTGCTCGTGGGTGTCGGCTACGCGCTCCTGCTCCCCCTCCACGTCGAGCTGTGGCAGGTGCTGCTGTGCCTGAGCATCGCCGGTCTCGGCTCGGGTGCGCTGGTGGCGGCGATGCCGGCAGCCGCCGCCGCCGCGGCTCCGCGCGGGCAGACGGGTGTCGCCTCAGCCCTGACGAACACCACCAAGACCATCGGCGGCACCATGTCGTCGGCGATCTTCGGCGTGGTGCTGGCGGCCGGCACGGGTGCGGCGATCGGTACCGCGGCGCCGCTGGCGGGCTACGTCGCCGTGTGGCTCATCTGCAGCGCCGGCGGATTCCTGGCCGCTCTCCTGCTCTGCGTCGTGCCGAGGGTGGCCTTCGCCGACGCCGAGGAGGCCGAAGTCTCCGCAACGGCGGCACGGGGCGACGTGAGCTGACGCGATCGAGGTCAGCGCGTCTTCAGCGGCCCCCGGGCCAACAGATGCTGTGCCGACTGCGCGACCGGGCGCACGGTCACGAGATCGAGGTTGACGTGACCCGGCGCGTCGAGCGCGTACGCGATGACGTCAGCGACGTCATCGGCCTTCAGCGGCGCCTCGACGCCCTCGTACAAC is a genomic window containing:
- a CDS encoding phosphoribosyltransferase, producing MTDERERLTWDDFGRASRDISRAIVADGFQPEVVVAIARGGLLPGGAIAYGLGAKNCGALNVEFYTGVGTVLDAPEVLPPALDLSYLSGRRVLLVDDVADSGRTLDLAVKLLGRHGADVRSAVIYTKPSTIITPDYSWKNTDQWIDFPWSFQGSVVEEDAA